atttatacagatttggaacaactcgaaggcgagtaaatgatgacagactttgcatttttgggtgaagtatcactttaattcttgtgttttgtgattttcttCTAAAGTATAAAATAGaagctttataaaaaaaatctttgtttgagaACATAAAAGATGAAAGCCACTTTTAATGTTTCAATTATCCATCTCACATCGTTTTTTAACcatcaggttttatttttatggcGGCAGTTCAACATCCTTTAAAAAAGAGCATTTTAGGAGTTGTCGTTTTCAATTATCCAGTTGATCCAGGAGACGTTGTTGCGGACTTTAGTGTAGACTCCGGGGAAGTACCGGTTGGCACAACTGATGCCCCAGGACACGATGCCCTCAAACAAACCATTACAGATGAGAGGTCCACCAGAGTCACCCTGTAGCCAAACAAAGCacgtgtgttttttccattttcatcTTCCAAAATGTATTACAGCAAAACCAAATCACTCACCTGGCAGGAGTCTTTGCCGCCCAGCGGAGATCCAGCGCACACCATGTTGTCTGTGATTctgtagtagtagtagtattgaCACTGAGGGATGATGAGGACGTCCACAGCACGGAGGACGGGAGACAGGTAATAACTGTACACCTGAGTGACGCCCCAGCCGCTCACCGTGCATGTTGTGGCCGGTAGTAATGGAGGGCTACCTGAGACTGGCAATGTAGCTGGCTGAACGTTGGCATTGAGCTCTGCTGGACGCTCCAactgatacacaaataaatgtgattaaaaaaacagttaCCCAAAACTCATCATATATTCATCTTCATGTTGTGCCAAATACAATACATTCtgtttaacttttttgtttcattgaagaaagaaattcatattgGTTTGGACATCCTGACATGATGTGTAAATGATTgatttcatttatgggtgaattgtttctttaaatatacatatatgtttaactaaacaaacaaatgtagCCTAGACTTTAAGGGTAATGGATACTTACTTTCAAAAGCATGATGTCATTGTCAAATGTCCTGTAATTGTACATGTAATTGACCAGCACTCTCGACACGTTGAACACCTGCTCATAGCCCTCTTTTTTAGAGAAGTCATGCTCGCTCAGAACCACTCTTATTAAATAACTCCTGCAGACACACCACAAGGTAACATCAGTAAACAAACAACCCATGCTTCATTTATTgcattatttcagtttttatttgctGCAAATCTGCTTTATTGAATATCCTTCGCCTCTACACACTGTATATTCTTCATCTACACATTCACTTTCGTACAGTACaccatactgtatgtgtattgtgtgtattttgtgttaTATATTGTGTCGTGTTGTGTtttgggccttctttacaaaaCATGGAATAAATGATCATCTTAGTAAATCACTCATAAGAACGTTCCTAATGCTGTGAACACCATGAACTTCGGCGGTACCCATTTAGTTTTATCGTATGGCCAAGACCTATGCAagtcaaatatcttcttttgtgttctgcagaagaaaggcatacaggtttgaaatgacaagatgttgagtaaataatgacagaattttaatttttttggtgaactattcctttaacttgGCCTAGTGTGTGTTTCTGGATCGAGCTGtcagtttttatttcttttcatttaacaAGCATCAGACAAGCTCAAATAAATTTGAATTTCTATCTCTATACATACAGAACATGGAATTggccgtgttgtttctacagtagccctaaacggacaaacagctctacaaagcatatttcatatatattttatacttgtTCGTGTGTTTTTAGAGGCAGCTTGCATCGTCACTAAGTTGAAGATGCTCGAAGAAGTAGGAGGAGGAGGTGTACTAGTAGCAGTAGTCGTCGTCTGTCTTATTCAAAGAAAATCGGTGGAGCTGACGTTATTCCCAGATGGAAGGCGCTGATGAAAGACAAACGATTTCAAAGTGACGCcaaagttgcctgttttcttcTAGACCGGTAAGCTAATCCAACTTTAGCAATGTAAGTGAAAACTGTTGTTTGataatgtttttacaaatgGTCATAACCTCAGAGAGAAGTAAAGTTTTttcaagaaaatatttttgtactgtggCGGCCACCGTTGTCGAGCTTCGAAAGGGGGGGTGAGCGGAGGACTGagagattggttgcaattctcaaactcaACACTAGTGGCCGCTAAAAATCCCACATAGCggctttaagaaaaaaaaagaataaaaatttctacagtacatatttaaaatgattggtactgtaaatatgaataaataaatttaaatatttcctaaatatgtgtatgtgtttagaaatacaaaatgaatatgcacattacacaaacatatattatgtaaacataaacttttattctgaatgcgattaatcgtttgacagccctaatttgtacatatttcatgatttgttattttgtttcttattacctttgttttttattgtgcttaATGTGACGAATAAACAATTTCaattgaataaacatttattcattttacatttatacgaCAGtatacttttattcaaagtgactttGCATACGCACATAGTAGGGGCATTAAAATGTGTGTACGTAAGAATTCACCACACATTTAGATTTCATTCTTAACATATGCATAGGTAGTGTGTAGAGTCCACAGGTTATACACCCTGTTAAGTTTTATACACGAAGCCCTGGCATGGCTGTAATACTCACGGCCTCCAGCAGTGGGCAGCGGTAACCACCCACTGTGGGTGTATGAGGGTACCGCCGCAGTAATGATAGTTGTTGTACTGAACAGAGGCCTGGTATGGGATAGAATATGGCTTAACCTCCTGTCCTCCAATGATTCTCTGCTGCAGTGAGCCTGTGAATGACAGGAATAATGAGAAGCTCATATTCTTAACACAAAACGCATCACCATCTTTATGTAATGTATGCACATACTGCAACATCTTGTGCTATTGAATATGCATTATATTTAGATGAGACTGCTATACTCAGTTATTCAGGAAGTGAAGTGCTTTACCTTGAAGGGTCGAGATGATGAGCAGCAAGATGAATTCAAGACATTTCTTCATGTTTGAGGGGTCTGAAACACAAAGGACATTTAGAGGTCAAAACTACGCTACAATTCAACATCAGGAATATGATTGAATGACATTAGTACATCAaactctttttatttctttcataggttagatcaaataaaatgacatatccATATGAAAACTAGCCATAGCTTAACTGTAGTAACCATTAGTAAACCATTGTTTAGTACTGTAGAAAATCTTTTAAATCGTTTTA
This portion of the Triplophysa rosa linkage group LG20, Trosa_1v2, whole genome shotgun sequence genome encodes:
- the LOC130571721 gene encoding trypsin-3-like isoform X5; its protein translation is MGPDPACNVLLAESTRDPSNMKKCLEFILLLIISTLQGSLQQRIIGGQEVKPYSIPYQASVQYNNYHYCGGTLIHPQWVVTAAHCWRPSYLIRVVLSEHDFSKKEGYEQVFNVSRVLVNYMYNYRTFDNDIMLLKLERPAELNANVQPATLPVSGSPPLLPATTCTVSGWGVTQVYSYYLSPVLRAVDVLIIPQCQYYYYYRITDNMVCAGSPLGGKDSCQGDSGGPLICNGLFEGIVSWGISCANRYFPGVYTKVRNNVSWINWIIENDNS
- the LOC130571721 gene encoding trypsin-3-like isoform X6, translating into MKKCLEFILLLIISTLQGSLQQRIIGGQEVKPYSIPYQASVQYNNYHYCGGTLIHPQWVVTAAHCWRPSYLIRVVLSEHDFSKKEGYEQVFNVSRVLVNYMYNYRTFDNDIMLLKLERPAELNANVQPATLPVSGSPPLLPATTCTVSGWGVTQVYSYYLSPVLRAVDVLIIPQCQYYYYYRITDNMVCAGSPLGGKDSCQGDSGGPLICNGLFEGIVSWGISCANRYFPGVYTKVRNNVSWINWIIENDNS